Proteins encoded together in one Salmo trutta chromosome 3, fSalTru1.1, whole genome shotgun sequence window:
- the LOC115186843 gene encoding 26S proteasome non-ATPase regulatory subunit 4 isoform X2 — protein sequence MGLESTMVCVDNSEYMRNGDFLPTRLQAQQDAVNIVCHSKTRSNPENNVGLITMANNCEVLTTLTADAGRILSKLHAVQPRGNISFCTGIRVAHLALKHRQGKNHKMRIIAFVGSPVEDNEKDLVKMAKRLKKEKVSVDIINFGEEEVNTEKLTAFINTLNGKEGAGSHLVTVPPGPSLADALLSSPILAGEGGAMLGLGSSDFEFGVDPSADPELALALRVSMEEQRQRQEDETRRAAVVSAAEAGVPSPTADESDEALLKMSVPQADTATPAMPDFSRMTEDEQIAYALQMSMQGGEFGAESMDMDTGAPVDSEGAKDEEDYDVMQDPEFLQSVLENLPGVDPNNEAIRNAMGSLASQTGSKPDSKKDKNDEKKK from the exons ATGGGGCTTGAAAGTACTATGGTCTG TGTGGACAACAGTGAGTATATGAGGAATGGAGACTTCCTCCCCACCAGACTTCAGGCCCAGCAAGATGCTGTCAACATTGTGTGTCACTCCAAGACGCGCAGCAACCCCGAGAACAATGTGGGCCTCATCACCATGGCCAA TAACTGTGAGGTGTTGACCACGTTGACTGCAGATGCGGGGAGGATACTGTCTAAACTGCACGCTGTCCAGCCCCGTGGAAACATCAGCTTCTGCACAGGCATCAGAGTGGCACAT ttgGCTCTGAAGCACAGACAGGGGAAGAACCACAAGATGCGTATAATTGCCTTTGTGGGCAGCCCAGTGGAGGACAACGAGAAGGAT CTGGTGAAAATGGCAAAGCGTCTAAAGAAAGAGAAAGTCAGTGTGGACATCATTAACTTTGGCGAGGAG GAGGTGAACACAGAAAAGCTGACGGCCTTCATCAACACTCTGAATGGGAAGGAAGGAGCAGGGTCCCACCTTGTGACAGTGCCTCCAGGTCCCAGTCTGGCTGATGCCCTGCTGTCCTCTCCTATCCTTGCTGGAGAGGGAGGAGCCATGCTGGGCCTGGGGTCCAGTGACTTTGAGTTTGGAGTGGACCCCAGTGCAGACCCAGAGCTGGCACTG GCTCTGAGGGTGTCTATGGAGgagcagagacagaggcaggAGGATGAGACTCGCAGGGCAGCAGTGGTGTCTGCTGCTGAGGCCGGGGTTCCCTCGCCTACTGCTGACG AGTCAGACGAAGCTCTGCTGAAGATGTCAGTCCCCCAGGCTGACACGGCCACGCCCGCTATGCCCGACTTCAGCCGCATGACGGAGGACGAGCAGATTGCCTACGCCCTACAGATGTCCATGCAGGGTGGAG AGTTTGGTGCAGAGTCAATGGACATGGACACAGGAGCCCCCGTAGACTCAGAGGGTGCTAAG GATGAGGAGGACTATGATGTGATGCAGGACCCAGAGTTCCTCCAGAGCGTCCTGGAGAACCTACCGGGTGTCGACCCCAACAACGAGGCCATCCGGAATGCCATGGGCTCACTGGCCTCACAGACAGGATCCAAACCTGACAGCAAGAAAGATAAAAACGATGAGAAGAAGAAATGA
- the LOC115186843 gene encoding 26S proteasome non-ATPase regulatory subunit 4 isoform X1, with the protein MGLESTMVCVDNSEYMRNGDFLPTRLQAQQDAVNIVCHSKTRSNPENNVGLITMANNCEVLTTLTADAGRILSKLHAVQPRGNISFCTGIRVAHLALKHRQGKNHKMRIIAFVGSPVEDNEKDLVKMAKRLKKEKVSVDIINFGEEEVNTEKLTAFINTLNGKEGAGSHLVTVPPGPSLADALLSSPILAGEGGAMLGLGSSDFEFGVDPSADPELALALRVSMEEQRQRQEDETRRAAVVSAAEAGVPSPTADESDEALLKMSVPQADTATPAMPDFSRMTEDEQIAYALQMSMQGGAEFGAESMDMDTGAPVDSEGAKDEEDYDVMQDPEFLQSVLENLPGVDPNNEAIRNAMGSLASQTGSKPDSKKDKNDEKKK; encoded by the exons ATGGGGCTTGAAAGTACTATGGTCTG TGTGGACAACAGTGAGTATATGAGGAATGGAGACTTCCTCCCCACCAGACTTCAGGCCCAGCAAGATGCTGTCAACATTGTGTGTCACTCCAAGACGCGCAGCAACCCCGAGAACAATGTGGGCCTCATCACCATGGCCAA TAACTGTGAGGTGTTGACCACGTTGACTGCAGATGCGGGGAGGATACTGTCTAAACTGCACGCTGTCCAGCCCCGTGGAAACATCAGCTTCTGCACAGGCATCAGAGTGGCACAT ttgGCTCTGAAGCACAGACAGGGGAAGAACCACAAGATGCGTATAATTGCCTTTGTGGGCAGCCCAGTGGAGGACAACGAGAAGGAT CTGGTGAAAATGGCAAAGCGTCTAAAGAAAGAGAAAGTCAGTGTGGACATCATTAACTTTGGCGAGGAG GAGGTGAACACAGAAAAGCTGACGGCCTTCATCAACACTCTGAATGGGAAGGAAGGAGCAGGGTCCCACCTTGTGACAGTGCCTCCAGGTCCCAGTCTGGCTGATGCCCTGCTGTCCTCTCCTATCCTTGCTGGAGAGGGAGGAGCCATGCTGGGCCTGGGGTCCAGTGACTTTGAGTTTGGAGTGGACCCCAGTGCAGACCCAGAGCTGGCACTG GCTCTGAGGGTGTCTATGGAGgagcagagacagaggcaggAGGATGAGACTCGCAGGGCAGCAGTGGTGTCTGCTGCTGAGGCCGGGGTTCCCTCGCCTACTGCTGACG AGTCAGACGAAGCTCTGCTGAAGATGTCAGTCCCCCAGGCTGACACGGCCACGCCCGCTATGCCCGACTTCAGCCGCATGACGGAGGACGAGCAGATTGCCTACGCCCTACAGATGTCCATGCAGGGTGGAG CAGAGTTTGGTGCAGAGTCAATGGACATGGACACAGGAGCCCCCGTAGACTCAGAGGGTGCTAAG GATGAGGAGGACTATGATGTGATGCAGGACCCAGAGTTCCTCCAGAGCGTCCTGGAGAACCTACCGGGTGTCGACCCCAACAACGAGGCCATCCGGAATGCCATGGGCTCACTGGCCTCACAGACAGGATCCAAACCTGACAGCAAGAAAGATAAAAACGATGAGAAGAAGAAATGA
- the LOC115186869 gene encoding phosphatidylinositol 4-phosphate 5-kinase type-1 alpha, which translates to MATAVPVDSGLTAPTGSSVSRKMASPEMPGSSQSMKKTIGHRGVETNTGETTYKKTTSSALKGAIQLGITHTVGSLSQKAERDVLMQDFVVVESIFFPSEGSNLTPAHHYSDFRFKTYAPIAFRYFRELFGIRPDDYLYSLCNDGLIELSNSGASGSLFYVSSDDEFIIKTVQHKEAEFLQKLLPGYFMNLNQNKRTLLPKFYGLYCIQAGGKNIRLVVMNNLLPRVVHMHHKYDMKGSTYKRRASAKERDKTFPTFKDLDFIQDLPDGLLLETDNYNALSKTIQRDCLLLQSFKIMDYSLLVGIHNLEQASRERERGGGQMGDSGGSEGAVTPDQRRPQAQKSLYCTAMESIQGEARGKGALESEDHMGGIPARNSKGERLLVFIGIIDILQSYRFIKKLEHSWKALVHDGDTVSVHRPGFYAERFQQFMCNTVFKKIPLKLSPSKKSRGGGPGGLRRAPTLGGPTPLSHAAGQSVVDSRLVYQSHFNRADAEGDSGMQSGRPDLVPRTPPLAGGSGDAEANFSTSSLGSTGLTSSSPPLQSVGVEVHRAVTSTDQDHSVSHSMGAEVEASGDQSGNEDAISLSDIVPETNICF; encoded by the exons ATGGCGACCGCCGTTCCAGTTGATTCGGGATTGACTGCTCCAACAG ggTCCAGTGTGTCTCGGAAAATGGCATCTCCAGAG atgCCTGGATCCAGTCAGAGTATGAAGAAGACCATTGGACACAGAGGAGTTGAGACGAACACTGGAGAGACCACCTATAAGAAG ACCACGTCGTCAGCCCTGAAAGGAGCAATTCAGCTGGGCATCACTCACACTGTGGGCAGCCTGAGTCAGAAGGCTGAGAGGGATGTTCTCATGCAGGACTTTGTGGTGGTCGAGAGCATCTTCTTCCCCAg tgagGGCAGTAACCTGACCCCTGCCCACCACTACAGTGATTTCAGGTTTAAGACCTACGCCCCCATTGCCTTCCGCTACTTCAGAGAACTCTTTGGCATCCGGCCAGATGACTACCTG tactctctgtgtaaCGACGGCCTGATAGAGCTGTCTAACTCCGGGGCCAGCGGCTCTCTCTTCTACGTGTCCAGTGATGATGAGTTCATTATCAAGACGGTGCAGCACAAAGAGGCTGAGTTTCTCCAGAAGCTACTACCAGGATACTTCATG AACCTGAATCAGAACAAACGGACCCTGCTCCCTAAGTTCTACGGTCTGTACTGCATCCAGGCGGGAGGGAAGAACATCCGCCTGGTGGTGATGAACAACCTGCTGCCCCGCGTGGTCCACATGCACCATAAGTACGACATGAAGGGTTCCACCTATAAGAGACGTGCCTCAGCCAAGGAGAGGGACAAGACTTTTCCCACCTTTAAAGATCTGGACTTCATCCAGGACCTGCCTGATGGACTGCTGCTGGAGACGGACAACTACAACGCCCTTAGCAAGACCATCCAGAGAGACTGcctg CTCCTGCAGAGTTTTAAAATCATGGACTACAGTCTACTGGTGGGGATCCATAACCTGGAgcaggctagtagagagagggagcgaggtgGGGGGCAGATGGGGGACAGTGGGGGGTCAGAGGGGGCGGTGACCCCAGACCAGCGCCGACCCCAGGCCCAGAAAAGTCTATACTGCACAGCCATGGAGTCTATACAGGGAGAGGCCCGCGGGAAGGGAGCCCTGGAGTCTGAGGACCA TATGGGCGGGATCCCAGCCAGGAACTCTAAAGGAGAGAGGTTGCTGGTCTTTATCGGCATCATCGACATTCTGCAGTCCTACAG GTTCATCAAGAAGTTGGAACACTCGTGGAAGGCCCTCGTCCACGATGGG GATACAGTGTCGGTGCACAGACCAGGCTTCTACGCTGAGCGCTTCCAACAATTCATGTGTAACACAGTGTTCAAGAAGATCCCAT TGAAGCTCTCCCCATCCAAGAAGTCTCGTGGTGGGGGTCCGGGGGGTCTGAGGAGAGCTCCTACCCTGGGAGGCCCCACACCCCTCTCCCACGctgctggacagtctgtggtggacTCCCGACTCGTCTACCAATCCCACTTCAACAGGGCTGACGCAGAGGGAGACAGCG GCATGCAGTCGGGCAGGCCAGACCTGGTGCCAAGGACCCCTCCCCTGGCGGGAGGGTCAGGGGATGCAGAGGCCAACTTTTCCACATCCTCATTAGGAAGCACAggactcacctcctcctctcctccgctaCA gtcAGTAGGGGTTGAGGTGCATAGAGCAGTAACAAGCACAGACCAAGACCACAGTGTCTCCCACAG tatgGGTGCGGAAGTGGAAGCGTCAGGTGATCAGTCAGGTAATGAAGATGCCATCTCACTATCAGACATCGTCCCAGAGACCAACATCTGCTTT TAA